AAAGTAGTTGCTCCTAAAAATTATGCCTTTAACGGTAAGTCTTTAAACGCCATGAATAATCCTTCTAATTCTCCAAAAAACAATAACAAAAATATCGATTTTGATTTCAGGATCCTGTGATTGACAAGCCAAAAGTAACTTCGCCCCAGCCCGAACCAAAAGCTTCCGAAAAACCTATGGACACACCCAAAAGTACCAAACAAAAAGGTCAATTTAAATACGGTGAAGCTTTACAAAAATCTTTTCTCTTCTTTGAAGCCAACCGTTCTGGCGATCTTCCCAAAGACAATCGTGTTAAATGGCGCGGTGATTCAGCATTAAAAGATGGTTCGGATGTCGGTCGTGACCTGAGAGGAGGCTATTACGATGCAGGCGATCATGTGAAATTCGGTTTACCTATGTCTGCTAATAATACGATGCTTGCCTGGGGGGGAATTGAATACAAACAGGCATACAAACAAAGCGGACAGTGGGACGAACTCTTAGATGCGGTCAAATGGGGGACTGATTATTTTCTGAAAGCCCACGTAACTCAAGGAGGCAAAACTAAAAAGCTTTACGTTCAAGTAGGTGACGGTAATGCCGACCATGCTTACTGGGGTCCTCCAGAAAAAATGACCATGAAGCGTCCTGCCTTTAAAATCGATCGCAACAAACCTGGGTCTGATGTAGCCGCAGGAACTGCATCGGCACTGGCTTCGGCTTCGATGCTGTTTCGTGGAGTTAATAATAGCTATGCCAACAAACTGTTAAAAAATGCCAAGCAACTGTTTGAATTTGCCGATAAGTATCGAGGTAAATATTCTGATTCCGTACCTCAAGCCAATCCTTTTTATACTTCGTTTAGTGGCTATGCCGACGAACTGGCAGAAGGTGCAGCTTGGCTTTACAAAGCAACTGGTCAACAAAAATATCTCAAACGCGCCGAACAAATTTTTGACAATGAAATTGGTTATCCTGCCGACTGGAGTTGGATGGCAGATAATAAATCTAATGCCGCCAACTTACTTTTAGCCCAAGAAAGTAAAAATCCCAAATACAAAGACATGTTTGAAGGTTGGGCAAAAAATTGGATTAATGGTACTGGTAACGTTAAGTACAGTCCTGGCGGACTGGCTTGGCGAACACGCTGGGGTTCCCTAGCTTTAAGTTCGGCTACCTCATATTTAGTTGGCTTATACAACGATACTGTTAAGAGCAACAAAAGCTATCGAGATTTTGCCAAAGATCAAATAGATTACATCTTGGGAGATAACCCCAGAAATGCCAGTTACATGATTGGTTTTGGTAAAAATTATCCCAAAGAACCCCATCATAGAGCCTCTGCTGGCGATGCTCCTTATGGTAAGCCTAACGAACACCTCCTCTATGGGGCAATGGTAGGTGGTCCTGGTTCGACTAACGACTTTGACTATAATGACGACCGCAATGATTGGATTACAAACGAAGTAGGTACGGGTTACAATGCTCCTCTAACCAGTGCCTTAATTCAAGCCTATGACGATTTTGGAGGCGATCCTCTATCTAACAAAGAATTAGATAATCTCGTTGGTATCGATGTATATGGAGTC
This genomic interval from Myxosarcina sp. GI1 contains the following:
- a CDS encoding glycoside hydrolase family 9 protein encodes the protein MIDKPKVTSPQPEPKASEKPMDTPKSTKQKGQFKYGEALQKSFLFFEANRSGDLPKDNRVKWRGDSALKDGSDVGRDLRGGYYDAGDHVKFGLPMSANNTMLAWGGIEYKQAYKQSGQWDELLDAVKWGTDYFLKAHVTQGGKTKKLYVQVGDGNADHAYWGPPEKMTMKRPAFKIDRNKPGSDVAAGTASALASASMLFRGVNNSYANKLLKNAKQLFEFADKYRGKYSDSVPQANPFYTSFSGYADELAEGAAWLYKATGQQKYLKRAEQIFDNEIGYPADWSWMADNKSNAANLLLAQESKNPKYKDMFEGWAKNWINGTGNVKYSPGGLAWRTRWGSLALSSATSYLVGLYNDTVKSNKSYRDFAKDQIDYILGDNPRNASYMIGFGKNYPKEPHHRASAGDAPYGKPNEHLLYGAMVGGPGSTNDFDYNDDRNDWITNEVGTGYNAPLTSALIQAYDDFGGDPLSNKELDNLVGIDVYGV